The following proteins are encoded in a genomic region of Cyclonatronum proteinivorum:
- a CDS encoding gamma carbonic anhydrase family protein, producing MIYQFLDSKPFYGPSNFIAPSADIIGDVHLGEESSVWFNCTIRGDVNFIRIGKRSNVQDNTCIHVMNQTGPTIIGDQVTIGHQAMLHGCTVRDRVLIGMSVTVLDKAVIESDCIIGAGSLVTPGKVMPSGWLCMGRPAKPVRKLTDEERTSVIEYSDNYVKYSRTYLRLDTYDTNPFYKKQTE from the coding sequence ATGATTTATCAGTTTCTTGACAGCAAACCTTTCTACGGTCCCTCCAACTTTATAGCTCCGAGTGCCGATATCATCGGTGATGTACACCTCGGCGAAGAAAGCAGCGTATGGTTCAACTGCACCATACGCGGGGATGTAAACTTCATCCGCATCGGCAAGCGCTCCAACGTGCAGGATAACACCTGCATCCACGTGATGAACCAAACCGGCCCGACCATCATTGGCGATCAGGTCACCATCGGACATCAGGCCATGCTGCACGGCTGTACCGTGCGCGACCGCGTGCTGATTGGCATGAGCGTGACCGTGCTCGATAAGGCCGTAATCGAAAGCGACTGCATCATCGGGGCCGGCAGCCTGGTCACACCCGGCAAAGTAATGCCCTCAGGCTGGCTCTGCATGGGCCGCCCGGCCAAGCCTGTCCGCAAACTAACTGATGAAGAACGGACCTCCGTCATAGAATACTCCGATAACTACGTAAAATACAGCCGCACCTACCTGCGCCTCGATACGTACGACACCAACCCTTTCTACAAAAAACAAACGGAATAA
- a CDS encoding acetoacetate--CoA ligase: MKTTVPEGTLLWEPAPEQIEQTNLTRYRHWLTETRGLRFDDYHALWQWSVDETEAFWASLWDYFDIRSHAPYTAVLGKRDMPGADWFPGSTLNFAEHLFRMASAEHPALIFRTETLPMTELSWAELRAQVAALAAHLRDSGVKPGDRVAAFLPNSPHAFIGMLAAASLGAVWSSCSPDFGADSVTERFSQIAPVVLIAVNGYTYNGKKMDRSPQVSRLVSQLTSLREVITISWLPDGPAIPPQSGLRFTDWQQAVSRKEAELTFEPVPFAHPLWVLYSSGTTGLPKPIVHGHGGMLLEHLKYMEFHADVRPGDRFFWYSTTGWMMWNVVLAALLRGATAVLYDGSPAWPRADVLWKYAAQARMTTFGTSATYLVNCLKTGMRPAQSHDLSSLRSVGSTGSPLPPEGFNWVYQEVGRHIQLNSTSGGTDICSSFVGGNPTLPVHAGEIQCRVLGAAVEAWNEAGQAVTEEVGEMVITRPMPCMPVMFWGDEGMKRYRESYFEMFPGVWRHGDWLKVTSRGSCVIYGRSDATLNKMGVRIGTAEIYRAVEAEAAVRDSLIVSLERADGSWYMPLFVVMQQGATLDDDLRRRIGANIRDRIAPRFVPDAIIQIPEIPYTLSGKKMEKPVKRILEGTPVAKAASPDSMRNPDSLSLFEKLRLG, from the coding sequence ATGAAGACTACTGTCCCCGAAGGCACCCTGTTGTGGGAACCTGCCCCTGAGCAAATCGAACAAACCAACCTCACCCGATACCGGCACTGGCTGACGGAAACACGCGGGCTCCGGTTCGACGACTATCACGCGCTCTGGCAATGGTCGGTCGATGAAACCGAAGCCTTCTGGGCGTCTCTTTGGGATTATTTCGATATCCGCAGCCATGCCCCGTACACAGCCGTACTTGGTAAACGCGATATGCCCGGCGCGGACTGGTTCCCCGGCAGCACCCTCAATTTTGCCGAACACCTGTTCCGCATGGCCTCAGCGGAACATCCTGCACTGATTTTCCGCACCGAAACCCTGCCCATGACGGAACTCAGCTGGGCAGAACTTCGCGCACAGGTTGCCGCGCTGGCTGCGCACCTGCGCGATAGCGGCGTGAAGCCCGGTGACCGGGTCGCAGCTTTCCTCCCCAACAGCCCGCACGCCTTTATTGGCATGCTGGCAGCGGCAAGTCTGGGCGCGGTTTGGTCTTCCTGCTCGCCGGATTTCGGCGCAGACAGCGTCACGGAGCGCTTCAGTCAGATCGCGCCGGTCGTGCTTATTGCTGTGAACGGCTACACCTACAACGGCAAAAAGATGGACCGCAGCCCGCAGGTGAGCCGGCTTGTTTCGCAGCTAACAAGTCTGCGGGAAGTAATCACCATCAGCTGGCTGCCTGACGGACCGGCCATCCCGCCACAGTCCGGCCTCCGTTTTACGGACTGGCAGCAGGCGGTTTCCCGAAAAGAAGCCGAACTCACGTTTGAGCCGGTGCCATTTGCGCATCCGCTGTGGGTGCTGTATTCATCCGGTACAACCGGACTCCCGAAACCCATCGTGCACGGACACGGGGGCATGCTTCTTGAGCACCTCAAGTACATGGAGTTCCATGCTGATGTGCGTCCCGGCGACCGCTTCTTCTGGTATTCCACGACCGGCTGGATGATGTGGAATGTCGTGCTGGCTGCCTTGCTTCGGGGCGCAACGGCTGTGCTTTACGACGGCAGCCCTGCCTGGCCGCGGGCAGATGTTCTGTGGAAATATGCCGCTCAAGCCCGCATGACAACCTTCGGCACAAGTGCGACCTATCTGGTGAACTGCCTCAAAACCGGCATGCGGCCCGCTCAATCGCATGATCTGAGCAGTCTCCGCTCCGTAGGATCGACTGGCTCCCCGCTTCCGCCGGAAGGTTTCAACTGGGTCTATCAGGAAGTTGGCCGGCACATACAGCTGAATTCGACAAGCGGCGGTACCGACATTTGCAGCAGCTTTGTGGGCGGAAACCCGACCCTGCCCGTACATGCCGGTGAAATACAGTGCCGGGTGCTTGGTGCCGCAGTTGAAGCCTGGAACGAAGCGGGTCAGGCGGTAACGGAAGAAGTCGGGGAGATGGTCATTACAAGGCCTATGCCGTGCATGCCGGTAATGTTTTGGGGTGATGAAGGCATGAAGCGCTACCGGGAAAGCTATTTTGAGATGTTTCCCGGGGTTTGGCGGCACGGCGACTGGCTCAAAGTTACCTCCCGCGGCAGCTGCGTGATTTACGGCCGGTCAGACGCTACCCTCAATAAAATGGGTGTCCGAATCGGAACCGCCGAAATCTACCGGGCCGTAGAAGCGGAAGCGGCTGTGCGGGACAGCCTGATTGTGAGTCTGGAGCGGGCCGACGGCAGCTGGTACATGCCGCTGTTTGTAGTCATGCAGCAAGGCGCAACGCTTGATGACGACCTCCGCCGCCGGATTGGGGCAAACATCCGCGATCGCATCGCGCCGCGCTTTGTACCCGACGCCATCATCCAAATTCCCGAAATTCCCTACACCCTCAGCGGAAAAAAAATGGAGAAGCCCGTGAAACGTATCCTCGAAGGTACGCCGGTTGCAAAAGCCGCAAGCCCCGACTCCATGCGCAACCCGGATTCCCTGTCCCTTTTTGAAAAACTCCGCTTAGGGTAA
- a CDS encoding aminopeptidase P family protein, with translation MEQTNRAKLFDVFKPDTDALIYMSGGRVSHRYNTDFEYSFRQESNFLYLTGIDEPDFHVLFDLQDQTWHLVLPKRDSKFAVWMGYVNSPDYYKEAFKPDSVFYDDKLEVVFRKRKPSMVYCNTQSDADFVTGHGLETDTVTLPEALAYCRSIKTDHELELMRRASKAASEAHIIAMKRAQTASWEYEVKADFEHHLVQQGMLHHPYSGIFASGKNSAILHYVDNSRRIPKGAQFLIDAGAEYKGYASDITRTFPVNGKFDGVFGDLYRLVLQALVETTSSARPGVKMEDLHLHACQVILRGLKDLGYLHGSIDDMMQVNLFALFFPHGLGHFLGLDTHDVGGYLKGVEPIDRPGLRFLRARRTLEKGMVITIEPGLYIIPALLEPAFSDPKQAPFLNESKLRNLLNFGGIRIEDNLVITETSYENLTNVPKKPEEIEAIIGD, from the coding sequence ATGGAACAGACCAACCGCGCCAAGCTTTTTGATGTTTTTAAGCCCGATACAGATGCCCTGATTTATATGAGCGGGGGCCGCGTTTCTCACCGCTACAATACCGACTTTGAGTACTCATTTCGTCAGGAGTCCAACTTCCTGTATCTCACGGGCATTGATGAGCCCGACTTCCATGTGCTGTTTGATCTTCAGGATCAGACCTGGCACCTGGTGCTGCCCAAGCGGGACAGCAAGTTTGCGGTTTGGATGGGATATGTGAACAGTCCGGATTATTATAAGGAAGCGTTTAAGCCCGACAGTGTTTTTTATGATGACAAACTCGAAGTCGTATTCAGAAAACGCAAGCCGTCAATGGTGTACTGCAACACGCAGTCTGATGCCGATTTTGTAACCGGTCATGGACTTGAAACCGATACGGTTACGCTTCCGGAGGCCCTTGCATACTGCCGGAGCATTAAAACGGACCACGAACTGGAACTGATGCGGCGGGCGTCCAAAGCGGCAAGCGAGGCCCATATCATTGCGATGAAACGCGCACAAACCGCAAGCTGGGAGTATGAAGTCAAGGCCGATTTTGAACATCATCTTGTGCAACAGGGCATGCTGCACCATCCCTACAGCGGCATATTTGCTTCCGGCAAAAACAGCGCGATCCTGCACTATGTCGATAATTCGCGCCGCATTCCCAAAGGCGCTCAGTTTTTGATTGACGCCGGAGCTGAATACAAAGGCTACGCGTCTGACATCACCCGCACCTTCCCCGTAAACGGAAAGTTCGACGGTGTTTTCGGGGATTTATACCGCCTTGTGCTTCAGGCGCTGGTTGAAACCACGAGTAGTGCCCGGCCGGGCGTAAAAATGGAAGACCTGCACCTGCACGCCTGTCAGGTCATTTTGCGCGGACTGAAAGATTTGGGATACCTGCACGGTAGCATCGATGACATGATGCAGGTGAACCTGTTTGCGCTGTTCTTCCCGCACGGCCTTGGTCACTTTCTCGGACTCGACACGCACGATGTGGGCGGCTACCTGAAAGGCGTAGAGCCCATTGACCGCCCGGGCCTGCGTTTCCTGCGCGCACGCCGGACGTTGGAAAAAGGCATGGTGATCACCATCGAACCCGGATTATACATCATCCCGGCGCTGCTCGAACCTGCCTTCAGCGATCCCAAACAGGCGCCTTTCCTGAACGAATCGAAGCTGCGCAACCTGCTGAATTTCGGAGGGATTCGCATAGAAGACAATCTCGTGATTACCGAAACGAGCTATGAAAATCTCACCAATGTCCCCAAGAAGCCTGAAGAAATCGAGGCGATAATTGGCGATTGA